TTTTCTGAATGGAACAAAGGAGAACTTCTTAGTTTCTTGATTGAGATCACCGCAGACATTTTTGGAATAAAAGATGATAAAGGTGATGGGTATCTAGTGGACAAGGTCTTAGACAAGACTGGGATGAAAGGTACCGGCAAATGGACCGTCCAACAAGCTGCTGAATTATCAGTGGCTGCTCCAACAATTGCATCATCTCTGGATTCCAGGTTCCTTAGTGGACTCAAGGAGGAACGGGTCCGAGCTTCTAAAGTTTTTCAGTCTGGTGATTTCAGTGACATTTTGGGAGGTCAGCCTGTTGACAAGGCAAAGTTGATCGAAGACGTGAGGCAAGCCCTTTATGCCTCAAAGATTTGCAGCTATGCACAAGGCATGAACCTGATACGAGCAAAGAGCATCGAAAAGGGGTGGGATCTTAAGCTGGGTGAGCTTGCAAGGATATGGAAGGGTGGCTGCATCATCCGGGCCATCTTCTTGGACCGTATCAAGAAGGCTTATGACAGGAACCCTGAGCTACCGAACCTCTTGGTCGACCCAGAGTTTGCAAAGGAGATAATGGATCGCCAGGCTGCTTGGCGTCGTGTCATCTGCCTCGCTATCAACCACGGCATAAGCACTCCAGGTATGTCTGCCAGTCTGGCCTATTTCGACACCTACAGGAGGGAAAGTGTTCCTGCTAATCTAGTCCAAGCTCAGAGGGACTACTTCGGGGCTCATACCTACGAGAGGGTCGACATGCCCGGGTCCTTCCACACCGAATGGTTCAAGATCGCAAAGCAGTCCAAGATCTGAAGTCATGTGAGAGAGACACTCCCTGTGTTTTCAGTAGCATAGCTTTACTTTAGTCACTGGGAAACTTGGGTTGGGTAAACCCCCACCTTTTAGCAATTGAAATAACGTCCCGTGTTAGGACCCAGAAAACCAGCTAAGAATGTTGGATGTCTTCCATTGCTTTTCTATTGGCATTACATTTAGATCGAAGTTGTCTTGGAGATCCAGGTCTTatgtttgcttctctttcttaCCTGTAGTGGATGAACTTGGTGCTTCAAATCGAATGGGTGTTTCTGCTTATGTTTGATTGGGAAATGGCCTGTGTGTAATGAATCGACTATTGCATGGTTCCCTGTCAGAACACCACTTGACCCAAAAGTTGTTGTGCTTTGCCTTGCGTGAGTGACAAGTGTGTGTCACGAATGCTGCAAAAGACAAATGTGATTGATTATGTTGGAAGCTCAGATAGACTGGGCGTACTCAGAGGATAAATAAATATACGTACTCTtacttttttaaatatttaaaagataaataaataagtaTGTCACGATCGTTTTGAAGTTTCTAAAATACATATTCTACTTGACTTTTCTTACTTCAAATAGTTGACTAAATTGAGTGTTTGGGGGAACTTTTTCCCGATACACCCTTCACACGAGTTTTGTAAGTTAAATTCTTAAGTTGACTTCTCCTTTTTTCGATCCTCTGAGATCATCAAAGTAAATCAATGCCTGCACATAATACTAAAATACACTGATTGTGTATACCTGAGATACTAATATATTTCTCCTTGGAAGAATAAAAGAAGTAAGATTTCGACAACATAATTGCTTGGATACTTTTAATTTGTGCAAAGATGAGGTGGATCAAGGAACGCTCACCATCTAGAAATTTGGTGGTGCTCATCATTCATGCATTTATTTGGTCATCGATGATCACATCCCAGTCAACTGGAATTCATCGTCACGAATGATCAAATTCGATTCGTCTTATCCTTTGAAAACATCTTCGAACTCGAATCCTAATCCCCCATGAAGCAGTCAAGCCGACACCGTCCATCATCAGGAACTCAGCTATTGCAAGCAACGTGCTTATTGCTCCAAGACTATTTCTCCATTGTCTCTCTCTTCACAGCTTCAGGTGGCATGATGAGCACGGAGCCGACTCTAATTTTATCTTGGCATGCAATATTTTAATCGATTTGGCATAATAATTCATCCTCAGAAATGACAGCCACAACTCTCCCAAGTCCAAATTCAAGCCGATGCCGCTTTAGTCTCGGCATGTATTTTGACCGGCAATATTGAGGCATTATATTATTTGCTTTGCTTTGCTGCTGTGTGTTGGAATCCAACCGTCGCATTCAATTTTCGACTCAGTTGGGGTAAGAATAAGATCCAATCGAATCAATTCAAAATCAATTAgtctattattttaaataattttaatatatatatatatatatatttatatttatttatttaaaataaaaaaatattttgttgtTGAATAATTTTAGTTCGATCTAATCGAATTAAAATATTTGTTCAATTGAACCGGCACGAGTTGGGTCAGTATCGATATCGAGTCGATTTGAATCGATTAAGGGCTTAAGATAGTGAATTGCGATCCgactaatatttttaaaattaaaatcaattcaTTCCGATGCGAATCGATTAATCGAATcgaagaatattattttctttaaactTAAAACCGTTTATAACTTTCAAAATTAAATTAGGTTCCAACAGGTTCTATTCCATTTGAACTTTGTGTGTTCAAACTCCCTATTCGATTTGGGCCATGGAATTTTACGGATAAGTTAAAAAGTGATATTTCCATGTTTattggaaaataaataaataaaataaatagtctTGCGAGTTTTTGGGGAGGAGACAGAGGGGAATGGTAGAGTCAATGCCTTGTTCATTCAAATGGGTGTTCTTAGATGAAACGGAGGGGAGAGTAGGTGGGTGAGGGGAAGGAGACTGATACATTGCTGAAGTAGAAGGTGAGATGAATCTGTGTTCGCATCTCCGCACAGCTCTCGTTTCTACCACTGTTCCTTCCATCTTGCATTCCCTacctacccccccccccccccccccccccccccttcactTCTCCCTACTTATATGCACTCAGATCCTTCTGCTTCGTTCAAGCTCTCAGCCACTGCTGTATTCTCAGAGTTCCATTGTGTCAGAAAGCTGTAGAAAGGCAGTGCTTACCTCCTTGTTTGGCATCCGTTTCGCGCTTTGAATCCTCACGTCCCTCTcattgtttttcttcttcttcttcttcttccttcgtgTTGTACCTCGGCAGCCATGATCTCTCTTGCTTCTGAAACCCAACCACAGATCGCCAGCCCAATCCACCCACCCGAAACCCAGCCGCCGGAAACAATCGTGTTCCGGTCGAGGCTACCGGACATCACCATCTCCAACCATCTCCCTCTCCACACCTACTGTTTTGAGAAACTCCACGAGACGTCGGATGCAGCCTGCCTCATCGCGGCCACCACTGGGAAGATCTACACCTTCTCCGAGACCCACCTTCTGTGCCGTAAGGCGGCCGCTGGCTTTTCCAAGCTCGGGATCGGACATGGGGATGTCGTCATGGTCCTCCTGCAGAACGTACCTGAGTTCATATTCACGTTCATGGGCGCATGCATGCTCGGGGCCATCACCACCACCGCCAACCCGTTCTGCACTCCGGCCGATATCTTCAAGCAAATCAAGGCCTCCGGTGCGAAGCTTGTCGTCACCCAGTCCGCGCACGTCGACAAGCTCCGCGGCGGGGACGAGGGGTTCCCTAAGATCGGCGACGGCTTGATGGTGATCACCACCGATGAGCCTCCCGAGGACTGCATGAACTTCTGGGAAGTGCTGGACTCCAACGAGACGTCAGTCCCCCACGTCACCATCGATCCGGAGGACCCGGTCGCGCTGCCATTCTCGTCGGGCACGACCGGGCTGCCCAAGGGGGTGTTGCTGACCCACAAGAGCATGGTGTCGTCCATAGCGCAGCAGGTGGACGGCGAGAACCCGAACGTGTACCTGAAGCGCGACGACGTGGTGCTGTGCGTGCTTCCCCTGTTCCACATCTTCGCCCTCAACTCTGCGTTGCTCTGTTCGCTGAGGGCGGGTGCGGCGACGATGCTGATGCCAAAGTTCGAGATCAGAACGATGCTGGAAGGGATACAGACGCACCGGGTGTCGGTGGCCGCGGTGGTGCCGCCGCTGGTGCTGGCGCTGGCGAAGAATCAGGAGATCGAGAACTACGACTTGAGCTCCATGAGGATCATCCTCTCGGGTGCTGCCCCACTGGGGAAGGAGCTCGAGGATGCTCTCAGAATCAGAGTCCCTCAGGCGATCCTTGGCCAGGtcagtgcctctctctctctctctctctctctctctctctctctctctctctctctctctctctctctctctacgcggACCAACCTTTGCATGCGTGCATATGCAGGGCTATGGAATGACGGAAGCAGGGCCTGTGCTCTCGATGTGCCCTGCGTTTGCTAAGCATCCGACCGCTGTCAAATCCGGCTCCTGCGGCATTATCGTAAGGAATGCCGAGATGAAGGTGGTGGATCCGGACACCGGCTTCTCCCTCGGCCGCAACAAGCCCGGCGAGATATGCATCCGGGGGGCTCAGATCATGAAAGGTACGTGGAGTCCATTTTCTTATCCTAGACGAACGATTCTGATCTCGTTTTCCACGTTGACAACAGACTTCGTTCCATGACAGGCTACCTTAACGATGTCGACGCCACGTCGAAGACGATAGACGTCGACGGCTGGCTGCACACTGGAGACATCGGCTacgtcgacgacgacgacgaggttTTCATAGTGGACAGAGTAAAGGAGCTCATCAAATACAAGGGCTTCCAGGTACTCAACCCACTGACATGCACTGCATGCATGCCCTCTTTCCAACGTAGGAAGGACCCTAATATGCTTTGTCGGTGGTCGTAATTAATGGGTTGAGGATGTGCGCGCAGGTGCCGCCAGCAGAGCTCGAATCCCTGCTTCTAAGTCATCCCTCCATCGCCGACGCTGCGGTCGTCCCGTAAGTCCACCGAGCTTCTCTGTACTGTTTGCCTCGTGCTATTATCGTCAACGGTCTTATCGTTGACTTCTCACGACAACAGGCAAAAGGATGAGGCTGCAGGTGAAGTCCCAGTCGCCTTCGTCGTTCGAGCCAAAGACTCGGCCATCAGCGAGCAAGCCATCAAGGAATTCATAGCTAAACAGGTAATTCTAATGGGTTCATTTCCGTCGGTGTACGATGGATTCGAAATATCATtcaatatattatattgaatGTGTTTGACCATTTGTCGTGTGAATCTTTACTCGAATCTCACGTTTTGTCTACATCGAATGTACGTGATTGGATATATTTTGTCTACATCCAAAAACAAAATATTGAATGAGAACATCCCAccaaaatttaaagatatgctaGTTTTATGTAGTAACATTATATTAATTAAGAACttggatataaaaaaaaatagaatggACTCTTTCTACATCCAAgaagaaaatattaaataaaaacatcCCACCAAAATTTAGAGATATGTTAGCTTAATACAGTAAAATTCCATTAATTTCCAAGATTCTCTTTCCTTATATAGAAgatttttcatattgaattatttTTCTTCAAAGATTTTTCATACAAAACTAGGCTCGAGTGAATTAATCTCCTTTCTTTTTTGTGATGAACAAAGAGATATAGCTTTAGTTGTGTGTTTATTTGTTTCCTGTAAATGTTATTTACGTTCGTGACAAGAGTTAGGGTTGTCTTTGTTATGACTCGTTGATTCATTGATGAacgcatatgtatgtatgtatggctCCTCAGGTTGTGTTTTACAAGAGATTGCAGAAGATCTACTTCGTCCATTCCATTCCGAAATCAGCAGCAGGAAAAATACTGAGGAAGGAGTTGAAAGCCAAGCCCCAAGTTGCTTCTAAATAAAGAGTGTTATCGCCATGCCTCGCTTTTCTTTGTTTCAGTAGAAGTGTCTTCCCGACGCCTATGCAAACTTGTTGTTTAGTGAGGGTTTCCATGGCCAAATGCAACCCTAATTGGTGTACTTTTGATTGGCTTATCCTTATCGTTAGCTATCTCTGTCAACCTACTCCAACGAGAGGGGAACTCTTATGTATTGCATAAAGTTCATCGTCCTCCGATTAAGTGTTGTCGTTTGATGAGAGTCCACTGCTATTTCAATACGAAAAATTGAAGTGAGAGTCATGGTTAACTTTAGTATTTTGGATGCAAGTGAAGGAATACATGCGAAGAATTTAACATAGTAAttttccacaaaaaaaaaaatctcacttTTAATTCTCATTTTTTTTATAGCCGCTCTTATTCCGAATATATCATTAATTTTACAATCATTCATCTATccccctcttcttttttttcttttttttttcttctcacgaATCGATCTATATGGTGTATCGATCCGTTGAAGAATCAATTCTCAAGGTTCCTatgtgttaggaaaagagtcgacactaagaaggggggtgaattagtacaacggtaaaaattatgtcggttcaaaacttcgttgcgattaaatctgtttccgacgaaaaatcgttttgtaaaggtattaactttgaaagcgtacggaagagcatagtggatataaaacaagtaaagtggtttgtagtaaagtaattatacaagagaaatgcaaaccagatttttataatggttcggtcgtcgtgacctacatccacttcatcgattcctcttccgtcgaggccaccggcattcactattggtcttctttcaatgggcgaagaccaactacccttttacacccctcttctccttttcacaggtttatgagataaccttttacaaccctcttttacaaggtatccctctcacacctctcttaaaactctctctaagctttcggaggagggaactcaactttctaaagtttacaactttagaatcacatggttttgctcaatatttcctgTTTATCCATATAGGAAtagttgggtatttataggcctaaatggattcaaatttggagcccaaaattcaaacccccgaaatttcagggtacgggtagtaccaccgcccagacagtctcagagattgagtctgggcagtaccaccacctaacacagtctcggagattgtgtcatgatggtttcacatgtttggtcactttttgggcctttctcttggcccaacataacctAAAACTGGCTCAAAtatcccttaattgagttggtccaattctaattcatattatgtactaactatgaattttaagatatttactaagctaaacaaagtccgtaagtataggtttcttccgatgatcttccgacgatcttacgacaatgttccagcggactcccgacaagctcctggacttcatgatgatcttcttggcgagtttcgacaagcttctttggcaagctccgggacttctcgatcaattccgacagaacttccgatgaacgtccagacttccaacaaactctcgaactcccaacgaaatcgtattcTTGATtctgggatttcattttgctttatatcttgctatcgtagttaatcctgcacatgtaaaaacacacttcgatttagacaattattactaagcatgaatcatgttgttcgatatgtcattggtccatcgacgtttcgtccgattcttcaatgcatcgtcctctcttatggcctatttcccaatcggctagttgacctccgtaattccgatatccttagcataattttcgctcttcttagcccgatgcccgaattcatggaccgaagtcttctgtcgatacgtcatccgatcgTCCGGCTAGACgtacaatcttctaacatgttccaccggcccaatatgattctttctgctttaattgtctcatcctgatcgaagcatcctgcgtcaatcaaaacgcagatcaattcataaacatttatcaattaattttattattaaaatctgAGATCGAACGATCAGTCAAAATTCTTATCAGTCGACTttcaattatagtatttttctactatattatattataattttttggggtattactgaaaatattataactatatcATAACTAAAGTTTTATGAGGTTGATTCCtatgtataatatttttacaattaTATAattaaagctattataaaaaacaatttaactataatatttttatattacgtTACGGTGTTACaatagaaatattaaaataaaaacactCATGGTCCTATAAAGGAATTTGAAGTTTTTGGATCCTAAACACACATTTAAACAAGGTTTTACTATTTTTATTcaaatatctaaaatagtataaTTTAATTTAAGATCGGTGGCCATGTATGACCTAACGTTAGAGGAACTCAAACCCTCCTAGAAAATTATAGACAGGTTCTTCAAAAACTACTcctacaacaacaaaaaaatataaaaagaaaaataataaaaataataaggttTTTATCATTCAATTTTAACTAAAATCTGACAATCCATGAAGACCACTAAAAACCTAAATATCAAAATAAAGCATTGATACAacctataaaataattaattataaatgattAGTGCAGATGTAGCGAGGATTGAAGTTCTTGAATCCTAGtaacactttttttttattgaagttgtactatcttgattttttttatccaaaacaaGAAACTTGGTTTTCCATCATTTACTGCTTAATATCTATTTATTATTGCAGGAATATATTTCCACTTTTAGTTTTTTGGTTATCAATAAGGATTTGTATTCAAATAAGGGATGATATATAATTACACTTTTCATTTTGTTATCTAAAATATAATAATCTCTTCTAAAAGTAGTAGAGTGATTTCTCTAAAAAAGAATtcctttttatttaatattttttcccTATACGTATCCTAgtttttagtttttttatttaatattttttctctAATATCTTAAATACCAATTAATATCTAATTTCtttttataacaaataaaattataaataggatatttgatgtaatacttatatatatatatgtatatatttatattatttaattttgtatatatatatataaagaacttGTAGTAGGTTTGACAATCCTATTTTGGTACGAAGATTTTCATGGACAAAGGTCAACGATATATGGAGTGGTAAGAACTTGATCATGTCATTCTATATGTTACTCATTTCGATGAAACGGACTCATTTTGCTTCGGGTTAAAGTCAAGGGGAGCTTCGAAGCATATACACATTATATTAGTGAAGTatttgatggagaaactaagTAGACTCAACTTGTAAAGACTTGTACTATCGAAGAATATATTGTAGAACTACCATTCAAATTATCGTGAAGAAAGCGATATACAACGAAAATTATACTAGGGGTAAGGGCTCATGATCTAGATgataatggtgcaccaattgTGGTAAAGTCAATGGACTTTGAGAGTTGCTAGGTGATAGATTGTCATAAAGTTGTGCTTCATTGGTGTATGACCCGAGAGCAAGTGAACAAAAGGTGATTACCAAAGGAGCAAACATAATTGGAGGTGGTAGACACCTTATAATGTAttagcaaaggccacacatggaataTCACagttcgagttcatcccataaagaTCATAATGTAATAcatatgtcaccaggaggcgacatggtataACGGATTATAGTGGAATGATTTGAGATAATGCGACACACATGAGAGAAATCTTATGAGAGATTTGATCATACGAATGTATAAttaggagctccacttcgataAATAATATGACGATGAGAATGACTATTAATTCAATGAGTGAATATCATAGAATCATAGAGGTGGGTCTTTTGTGCATTTATCAAAATTTACATCAGATAAAAGTCTTAGTCATCAACGGGTTATGTACCACTAAGGGAAAATTATGAGTATAAGTATCAGTGAGTCTCATGGGGGGACTTGATTATACAGATATATGATTAGAGTGACTGAAGAGTtatactactccagagctcatactcgcttaagggagcctgataAGTTAGAGAACAAGATCGTATGAGTAAACAATGCTATCAAGGATGCAAAAGAGAACAGAATCAACACGAGttataatctattttttttcgACCAAGGGGAAATGCTCAAAGAATACAAAGGTATTGAAGCAAGTGATCGAAAGGGGTAAGTATGCGACGATGAATCCAAAGAGACAACTACCTAAAATCAAGTATCGGTTAGAATAGAGTGGACTAGAAAGAGTGTCATAATGCCATAGAAATGGACCTACCAATCATGAAGAAAGTGATGCATATGCGAGGTGATGGATAGTAAGGCCATGAGTATGGCAGTGCCATAATACTACAAAGCAAAACTTCCATAGAGTcaacgatcccttgctctcatagagggagtgCATATGGCCATGAGaaagggtcgaggaggtggagaatgtaaAGATAAATTCTAAATACCGAGATATGGCTAAAAGGtagaggctaaggaacttcataagaccgataTCAAcgggcttctcatcaaaatagctaAAAGTAGGGTACTTTGGCTCGATGTAGAAGCGTCGACTAAGAAACAAAACAGGTAATACATGGTGTTATACCTTTTCTACTCAAAAGAGTAGACAATAGAAATAATAAAGAAGACAATATAATCTCAAAGGCGACTAAAACTATTGGAAACTTGCTCCGGGTAAAATTTTACTCTTTTCAGATAAAACTTcttgtattccagaagttcgatgacaatGAGGAGGTGAATCATAGCTAACTCAACAcaatgagtgcaaacacttcatgtgcttcgaaagtgtgagcaaagagcaggcaaaggctaGTAATCAATTCAATATATAATGTATAACATTCGATAAGGTGGGTAAAGTTGAGTAACCATTGTCTTCTAACTCTCAAGAGAATGAGTGAAATCGAGTAcctagttctcttatttatctagtAAATGAGTTTTACATATGTTCAATGATCATTCGAAGTAAGTGAAAGACAATGATTATCAAATTCTCACTAATGGTGATCGATTATATTAAGAGTACATTATTCACTTCATTTTCGAACAGAATATCAATAAGTAAAAGTGATGCATACCTACTTTTAGAGGTAACACTAAGTAGAAGATgaatcaatgagcaaattttacaaAGAAAAGACCTCAAAAACTTCAAAGTCTGTGAGGCGATGCTTATTAAAATTCTAACAAGCATTCACCCAATTCAAGCGGCACAAGACGTTTAAGAGATTGATGTATAACAAGGAATGTATTTTTCTTCATATGAAGGATTCGTATGAACCAATAAAGATAAACACAATTCAACCGACCCCACACAAGAGTTATTAGCAAGTTAAAGTAGTATGGctgatcaaagtttgactactcaattaCAGAGAGTAACTAGGCGCTAAGAGGAGAGTTGCTATTGGAGTAGAATATTGATAGTTCAACAAAGGTAAAGAGATACAACATCCGCAAAGGCTTTAATGAAGATGTTAAAGGAATAAGTGAGAGCAAATGTCATGGACAAATTGTAAATAGGGTGTTCGATATAATACTTGTGTATCTCTAtatcttttgattttatttatactTTGCATAATATATAGATAGCTTATAGTAGGCTTGGTAATCTCATTTTGGTTATTTTTTTTTGTCCTTTCAGGATTATAAACATAGATTATGTTCAATCATCGCATAGAGATAAAATTATCTAGAAACAACATCCAAAGTAATCAATTTTGGTAGTTTTTTAGTTTATCCAAGTGATCAATTTTGGTAGTTTTTTAGTTTTATAAAGTGGTGAAGAATGTCCACTACCACAGCACCTAGGAGCTACTCGAGTGACACATGATTGGATAAGCCTTTAGGGTAGTATCAAGGGCAGATTCATTATTTTATTCTCCAATAGTATcacgtgaaccacttgtaaaaacttTTAGATGTTTATAATTTACATCGTCCTGATGAAATGATTATTTGTTGGAAGACTGATGTTTAACCAATTAAGTACATGCCACTTCATTGCAATGATAGATAAAGTAACAAAACAAAAACGACCGGAACTGAAAAGAAGATAACCACGATGAACGTTTACAGAAGCAAATGATACGACCGACTACAACAAAGCGAAAGTGGCAGGGTGAAAGTAACGAGGCCAACGACGGaagtatttaaaatattagaGAATAAAGAAATCGACAGCACCTTTCCAAAAAGATCAAACAAAATTTCAGAAAAATCACCCAAAATAATATaagcatgagattttttttttccagaaagAATGTTGGTCCAATCCATTCCAGGATACATTTAAATTCTTCAGTTCTCTGCTTGCTGAACTCCAACTGGCATTCATAAGAAATATGTCTtcatttacattaaaaaaaaaaaaccaagtttCTCTGTTCGGTGCCGTAACTCTGAAACCAATTTAAGAAAGTAAAGGGAAACCAGATCAACAGAGGGTATGTTTTCCAGCTTCCTATGATGACAAAGCATGAAACTTTGAAATTTGTTAAACAGCGGAAAAACAAACACCACCATCAGCCGCAAATTTTTGCATATAAACAGGAGGTTAACACCTAGAAATTGATCAGATCATCCTTTTTCTCCTGCTGCTTCTTTTTCGGATCCTGATCCTCGGATGTGCTGCCGCCCTTCTTTCCAAAGATCATCTCGTCGAGGTCGTTTAAGATGTCATCGTCTCCACCTGACTTGGTTCTTGAACCTGCTGGTTTTCTGATGAGGGCATCTTCTCTGCTGGCTCGAGGAGACTCGTCAGGTTCCACAGCAACTGGTATCATGGCAGGCACAGGTTCAGACTGCACTACAGGAGGCTTCTTCAGCTCTTCATACTTGGAGAGGACTTTCTGGAGTTCATCATTCACGTTTAGGGCCTCAAATAGCACAGCTTCGTCGTCACCTGCTGTCTCAACAATTCTTTGAACAGTGTATTGACTTTGTTGGCACTGCTGGAAGAGGGTTTTTGTCAAGTCATCCTGCTCATAGAGAGAATATTAGAGACTGACCAGATAATCTCATGACATTTATTTTTAAGTTTCAATATGATAACGCGAAAAAAGAGTTACTCCAAAGCCGAAGTAGTATGCATAAAATTTTTAGAGAGAAACCTTGGAATTACAGCATTATATGGATCTTAGATGTGCTTCAATTCTGCTCATTGTACATTATGATGTCTTTTAAGATTCTCTGGTATAATAGTAAAAAGTTCCGTTAATCAGAAGATTAAAAAGATAATCCTAAATTAAAAGGACATCAATATTTAACATCTTAATATCAATTTGTCTATATGTTCATTGAGTGAGAAGATGATCCACGTTAAGAACTCAAGGTTACTGCAAAGCCTAGTTCAAATAAAGAACATTCTTTAGAAAACATCTGCCAagtaaacaaaagaaagaaaaaaaactctGTTTAGGCAAACTAAGCTATCTACATATATTAACTGAATCACCACGCCTTTTAAGtcataaatatatataagttGTATAAAAGCATATTTGCACAATGTCCAGTGATCTATGTAGAAGAAGAGAACATGTGACAACAACTCACTctgtagattaagttagtttcACACATCATGTCAGTCAAAGTTTTGGTAGATATTTGAAGGGTCTTAATAATATTTGTTAGGTGCAAGTCTAATCAAGTCGATTTGTACCATTAATCAACACCAACAGA
This Musa acuminata AAA Group cultivar baxijiao chromosome BXJ1-2, Cavendish_Baxijiao_AAA, whole genome shotgun sequence DNA region includes the following protein-coding sequences:
- the LOC135608505 gene encoding 6-phosphogluconate dehydrogenase, decarboxylating 1-like, which gives rise to MALTRIGLAGLAVMGQNLALNIAEKGFPISVYNRTTSKVDETVERAKREGNLPVYGFHDPASFVNSIQKPRVIIMLVKAGAPVDQTIATLSSHMEKGDCIIDGGNEWYENTERREKAMVELGLLYLGMGVSGGEEGARNGPSLMPGGSYEAYKHIEDILLKVAAQVPDSGPCVTFIGKGGSGNFVKMIHNGIEYGDMQLIAEAYDVLKSVGNLSNHELQQVFSEWNKGELLSFLIEITADIFGIKDDKGDGYLVDKVLDKTGMKGTGKWTVQQAAELSVAAPTIASSLDSRFLSGLKEERVRASKVFQSGDFSDILGGQPVDKAKLIEDVRQALYASKICSYAQGMNLIRAKSIEKGWDLKLGELARIWKGGCIIRAIFLDRIKKAYDRNPELPNLLVDPEFAKEIMDRQAAWRRVICLAINHGISTPGMSASLAYFDTYRRESVPANLVQAQRDYFGAHTYERVDMPGSFHTEWFKIAKQSKI
- the LOC135608510 gene encoding 4-coumarate--CoA ligase 2-like, producing the protein MISLASETQPQIASPIHPPETQPPETIVFRSRLPDITISNHLPLHTYCFEKLHETSDAACLIAATTGKIYTFSETHLLCRKAAAGFSKLGIGHGDVVMVLLQNVPEFIFTFMGACMLGAITTTANPFCTPADIFKQIKASGAKLVVTQSAHVDKLRGGDEGFPKIGDGLMVITTDEPPEDCMNFWEVLDSNETSVPHVTIDPEDPVALPFSSGTTGLPKGVLLTHKSMVSSIAQQVDGENPNVYLKRDDVVLCVLPLFHIFALNSALLCSLRAGAATMLMPKFEIRTMLEGIQTHRVSVAAVVPPLVLALAKNQEIENYDLSSMRIILSGAAPLGKELEDALRIRVPQAILGQGYGMTEAGPVLSMCPAFAKHPTAVKSGSCGIIVRNAEMKVVDPDTGFSLGRNKPGEICIRGAQIMKGYLNDVDATSKTIDVDGWLHTGDIGYVDDDDEVFIVDRVKELIKYKGFQVPPAELESLLLSHPSIADAAVVPQKDEAAGEVPVAFVVRAKDSAISEQAIKEFIAKQVVFYKRLQKIYFVHSIPKSAAGKILRKELKAKPQVASK